A window of Edaphobacter lichenicola contains these coding sequences:
- a CDS encoding alpha/beta hydrolase has protein sequence MNQTAFERYVLNLFFVALEPFVRSQPGWQSRSVESLLNGHILSQFYEMTERLFSRLISLNSHGRLGADKARQQAAEILTSKREIQTPRSLAEALAGVILSNSPRQQQQQQQQQQQQQQQQQQQQQQQQQQQQQQQQQQQYQDFSFTGLLPTDQFELDAVGAFGAGLDLHPPAAAAPPPSAAPPPPPAPSRSVAPPPAPVPFKLPDNCTAVRIFYATDRERTRDKLLGFNFTAKRSSDENLRYGQCTVSIPAKHKLGELESPSFFRFEFRPNPEKHIVLQEITSLEEDAFFDRVKQRVDSSPAKDAFVFVHGYNVDFETAARRAGQFAFDLGFIGAPVLYSWPSNGTFEDYASDAANVGWTASHLERFLRLLEARSGAQKIHLIAHSMGNRAVCDALKALSYDRTAQPHPLLHHLVLAAPDIDAETFRQLASALHQVSDHITLYASSKDKALAASAKLHKYPRAGGVPVLVLPDVESIDASAVASDFLAHSYFAGTYPLLSDIYELLSDDKPASKRFALRSATGTDGVYYMFKP, from the coding sequence ATGAATCAGACAGCCTTCGAACGATATGTCCTCAACCTCTTCTTTGTAGCTCTCGAGCCGTTCGTTCGAAGCCAGCCTGGCTGGCAAAGTAGGTCCGTTGAATCGCTCCTGAATGGCCACATTCTCTCCCAGTTCTATGAGATGACGGAACGCTTGTTCTCCAGGCTCATCAGCCTCAACAGTCACGGGCGGTTGGGAGCCGACAAAGCCCGTCAGCAGGCGGCCGAAATCCTCACCAGCAAAAGGGAGATCCAGACGCCACGTTCGTTGGCCGAAGCTCTTGCAGGCGTCATCCTCTCCAACTCCCCGCGCCAGCAACAACAGCAACAGCAACAACAGCAGCAGCAACAGCAACAACAGCAACAGCAACAGCAGCAGCAGCAACAGCAGCAACAACAGCAACAGCAACAGCAGCAGTACCAGGACTTCAGCTTCACCGGCCTCCTCCCCACGGACCAGTTCGAGTTGGACGCCGTCGGCGCTTTCGGCGCGGGGCTGGATCTGCACCCTCCAGCCGCCGCCGCACCGCCACCGTCTGCCGCACCGCCACCCCCGCCTGCACCGTCACGGTCTGTCGCACCGCCACCCGCGCCTGTTCCATTCAAGCTCCCCGACAACTGCACCGCCGTTCGGATCTTCTATGCAACCGACCGCGAACGCACACGCGATAAGCTTCTGGGATTCAACTTCACCGCGAAAAGGTCGTCTGACGAGAACCTGCGCTACGGCCAATGCACGGTAAGCATTCCCGCTAAGCACAAGCTTGGCGAACTGGAATCTCCTTCCTTCTTCCGATTCGAGTTCCGGCCCAATCCTGAAAAACACATCGTGTTGCAGGAGATCACCAGCCTCGAGGAAGATGCCTTCTTCGACAGGGTCAAGCAACGAGTCGACAGTTCGCCGGCCAAGGACGCCTTCGTCTTCGTTCATGGTTACAACGTCGACTTCGAGACCGCAGCTCGCCGTGCCGGTCAGTTCGCCTTCGATCTCGGCTTCATCGGAGCTCCTGTCCTCTACAGCTGGCCCTCCAACGGCACCTTCGAGGACTATGCCAGCGATGCCGCAAACGTTGGCTGGACGGCCAGTCATCTGGAACGCTTCCTGCGCCTTCTTGAGGCTCGCAGCGGCGCACAGAAGATTCACCTCATCGCCCACAGCATGGGCAATCGCGCAGTATGCGACGCCCTCAAGGCGCTAAGCTACGACCGCACGGCGCAACCCCATCCCCTGCTCCACCACCTCGTGCTGGCCGCGCCCGACATCGATGCGGAGACCTTCCGCCAACTGGCATCGGCCCTCCACCAGGTCTCCGATCACATCACCCTCTACGCCTCTTCCAAAGACAAAGCACTCGCGGCCTCGGCCAAGCTGCACAAATACCCAAGAGCAGGAGGCGTCCCGGTACTCGTCCTCCCAGACGTCGAGAGCATCGACGCCTCCGCCGTCGCAAGTGACTTCCTGGCGCACTCCTACTTTGCCGGAACCTACCCGCTTCTCTCCGACATCTACGAGCTCCTGTCCGACGACAAGCCCGCATCGAAGAGATTCGCTCTCCGATCCGCAACCGGCACCGACGGCGTCTACTACATGTTCAAGCCATAA
- a CDS encoding AMP-binding protein: MPTRPHLAVLVDDFRRFGHQTAIVQYTGNRRKATTYAEIATLAGRFAALLASRNLQSGDRLILWAQNSAEWVAAFYGCILRGVIAVPLDAYGTPDFAARVASDVRPSLIVGDATLLQTLPNDWPRLSFEDWPTILPPTVTADQAGPIPTLSHDTPLQILFTSGTTGDPKGIVHTHGNILASFEPIRNAAQPYLRYERIVHPLRFLHTLPLSHVFGQMMGLWVPSIFAAEVHFESRLTAPRLIEVIRRERISVLAGVPRVLALLKTHLETEHPNLTARLAAAQGISAQKRWWRFRDIHSLFGFKFWAFVTGGGALPPPIEQFWNALGFVLVQGYGMTETSALITLNHPFKVARGTMGKPLPGREVKIQPDGEVLVRGPMISPATWSAGVLQPRADEWLATGDLAEVQPTGELRFLGRKSETIVTATGVNLHPEDLEAAFEPEPEVTACAVVPIETPAGPEPCAVLALRTTPDRAPAILQRANTHLAEFQRIRRLALWPEPDLPRTSTGKVKRAAVASWLASREANDGRASAAACTDWLLTLITQITGEGLPSEPSQDQPASNNKTQTQTQARDLRLAEDLRLDSLGRIELQDALEQRLGIALPQDQYDKAETLNELRQLLTPSGNKALEPNQPPPAHDTPSSTIPSATAPPPTPKASFEATPEPRTSPTTHYLYPHWPWQLPIRWIRAAFIECVAQPLVWFLAAPRVSPADRTHQTIQPHPTDTKPSDTQPTGPFLIIANHVTAYDLPLLLYALPRPIRLRTAVAMSGEMLEDFRHARNQHPRWLNPLGPPTWLLLTALFNVFPLPRLRDFQRSFAHIGNALDHGLHVVVFPEGTRSPDGTLAPFRLGIGLLVKQSQAAVLPMALQGLGELKTRRRRWFRSGTLQVSLGQPIRFAPGDTEAAITARLHAEVETLLAKNQL; this comes from the coding sequence ATGCCCACTCGCCCCCACCTGGCCGTACTCGTTGACGACTTCCGTCGCTTCGGCCACCAGACAGCCATCGTCCAGTACACCGGCAACCGCCGCAAAGCCACCACCTACGCAGAGATCGCAACCCTGGCCGGACGCTTCGCCGCACTCCTTGCCTCCCGTAACCTCCAATCAGGCGACCGCCTCATCCTCTGGGCACAGAACAGCGCCGAATGGGTAGCCGCCTTCTACGGCTGCATCCTGCGCGGCGTCATCGCCGTCCCCCTCGACGCCTACGGCACCCCCGACTTCGCCGCCAGAGTAGCCTCCGACGTCCGCCCCTCCCTCATCGTCGGCGACGCCACCCTCCTCCAAACCCTCCCCAACGACTGGCCACGTCTCTCCTTCGAAGACTGGCCCACCATCCTCCCCCCCACAGTAACGGCAGATCAAGCCGGCCCCATCCCCACCCTCTCCCACGACACGCCCCTCCAGATCCTCTTCACCTCCGGCACCACCGGCGACCCCAAAGGCATCGTCCACACCCACGGCAACATCCTCGCCAGCTTCGAGCCCATCCGCAACGCCGCCCAGCCCTACCTCCGCTACGAGCGCATCGTCCACCCCCTGCGCTTCCTCCACACCCTCCCGCTCAGCCACGTCTTCGGCCAGATGATGGGCCTCTGGGTCCCCTCCATCTTCGCCGCCGAGGTCCACTTCGAATCCCGTCTCACCGCCCCGCGTCTCATCGAAGTCATCCGCCGCGAACGCATCTCCGTCCTCGCCGGAGTCCCCCGCGTCCTCGCCCTCCTCAAAACCCACCTCGAGACCGAACACCCAAACCTCACCGCACGCCTCGCAGCAGCTCAAGGCATCTCCGCACAAAAGCGCTGGTGGCGCTTCCGCGACATCCACTCCCTCTTCGGCTTCAAGTTCTGGGCCTTCGTCACCGGCGGAGGCGCACTCCCGCCACCCATCGAACAGTTCTGGAACGCCCTCGGCTTCGTCCTCGTCCAGGGCTACGGCATGACCGAAACCTCCGCCCTCATCACACTCAACCACCCCTTCAAAGTAGCTCGCGGCACCATGGGCAAGCCCCTCCCCGGTCGCGAGGTCAAGATCCAGCCCGACGGCGAGGTCCTCGTCCGCGGCCCCATGATCTCCCCCGCCACCTGGTCCGCAGGCGTCCTCCAACCCCGCGCCGACGAGTGGCTCGCCACCGGCGACCTCGCCGAAGTCCAGCCCACCGGCGAGCTCCGCTTCCTCGGCCGCAAAAGCGAAACCATCGTCACCGCCACCGGCGTCAACCTTCATCCCGAAGACCTCGAAGCCGCCTTCGAGCCGGAGCCCGAGGTCACCGCCTGCGCCGTTGTCCCCATCGAAACCCCCGCCGGCCCCGAACCCTGCGCCGTCCTCGCCCTGCGCACCACACCCGACCGCGCCCCCGCCATCCTGCAACGCGCCAACACCCACCTCGCCGAGTTCCAGCGCATCCGCCGCCTGGCCCTCTGGCCCGAACCCGATCTCCCGCGCACCTCCACCGGCAAAGTCAAACGCGCCGCCGTAGCCAGTTGGCTGGCCAGCAGGGAAGCCAACGACGGAAGAGCCTCTGCCGCAGCATGCACCGACTGGCTCCTAACCCTCATCACTCAAATCACCGGCGAAGGCCTACCCTCCGAGCCATCCCAAGATCAGCCAGCCTCAAACAACAAAACCCAAACCCAAACCCAAGCCCGGGACCTCCGCCTCGCCGAAGACCTCCGCCTCGACAGCCTCGGCCGCATCGAGCTCCAGGACGCCCTCGAGCAGCGCCTCGGCATCGCCCTCCCCCAGGACCAATACGACAAAGCCGAGACGCTAAACGAGCTACGCCAGCTCCTCACGCCCTCCGGCAACAAGGCACTCGAGCCAAACCAGCCACCCCCCGCGCACGACACTCCATCGTCCACGATCCCCAGCGCAACCGCCCCGCCCCCCACCCCCAAAGCCAGCTTCGAAGCCACCCCCGAACCCAGAACCTCCCCAACCACGCACTACCTCTACCCTCACTGGCCCTGGCAACTGCCCATCCGCTGGATTCGCGCCGCATTCATCGAGTGTGTAGCCCAACCCCTGGTCTGGTTTTTAGCCGCACCCCGCGTGTCACCAGCAGACCGAACACACCAAACAATCCAGCCGCACCCAACAGACACAAAGCCATCAGACACGCAGCCAACCGGCCCGTTCCTCATCATCGCCAACCACGTCACCGCCTACGATCTCCCCCTCCTCCTCTACGCCCTCCCCCGTCCCATCCGCCTCCGCACTGCCGTAGCCATGTCGGGCGAGATGCTCGAAGACTTCCGCCACGCCCGCAACCAGCATCCACGCTGGCTCAACCCCCTCGGTCCGCCCACCTGGCTTCTCCTCACCGCACTGTTCAACGTCTTTCCCCTCCCGCGTCTGCGCGACTTCCAGCGCAGCTTCGCCCACATCGGCAATGCGCTCGATCACGGCCTCCACGTAGTCGTCTTCCCCGAAGGCACCCGCTCCCCCGACGGCACCCTCGCTCCCTTCCGCCTCGGAATCGGCCTCCTCGTAAAACAATCTCAGGCGGCAGTCCTGCCCATGGCCCTCCAGGGCTTAGGCGAACTCAAGACCCGCCGCCGCCGCTGGTTCCGCTCCGGCACCCTTCAGGTCAGCTTAGGTCAACCCATCCGCTTCGCCCCAGGCGACACCGAAGCTGCTATCACCGCCCGCCTCCACGCCGAGGTAGAAACGCTCCTCGCAAAAAATCAACTATAA
- the add gene encoding adenosine deaminase — protein sequence MARKQTRQDAEIDVVDWLRKLPKVELHLHLEGTIQLDTLLELSKRHDAEPLTSEAAKKLYVYENFLGFMDSFKAVSARLVGPDDYELITYNMVRDLAAQGVVHAEVYISFGIIYYWKNAEVEPYVEAIERGRIRGEKDFGTTVYWLIDAVRHFGAEEAVKVFRKAAELRRLYPNIVGIGIGGDEARGSADLFKESYAEAKTAGLRLTAHAGETIGPESIWAAINIGAERVGHALSAQHDAELLEVLAERQIPLELNVTSNIRTGCCGSFDEHPVKHYFESGLMVTINSDDPPMFGSNLLEEYVLVESRFGFSLEQMRELAANAVEASFLPPERKLNLLRQVEQYGY from the coding sequence ATGGCGCGAAAACAGACGAGACAAGACGCTGAGATCGATGTGGTTGATTGGCTGCGAAAGCTGCCGAAGGTTGAGCTCCATCTGCATCTCGAAGGAACAATTCAACTCGATACGCTGCTGGAGTTGAGCAAGCGGCATGATGCAGAGCCGCTGACGAGCGAGGCGGCGAAGAAGCTCTATGTCTATGAGAATTTTCTTGGATTCATGGACTCGTTCAAGGCGGTTTCGGCTCGTCTGGTGGGGCCGGACGACTATGAGTTGATTACTTACAACATGGTTCGGGACCTGGCGGCACAGGGGGTGGTTCATGCCGAGGTGTATATCTCGTTCGGGATTATCTATTACTGGAAGAACGCGGAGGTGGAGCCTTACGTCGAGGCGATCGAGCGGGGGCGGATTCGGGGCGAGAAGGACTTTGGCACTACCGTCTACTGGCTGATCGATGCGGTGCGGCACTTCGGGGCGGAGGAGGCGGTGAAGGTGTTTCGGAAGGCGGCCGAGTTGCGGAGGCTGTATCCGAACATCGTTGGGATCGGGATCGGCGGGGATGAGGCGCGGGGGAGTGCGGATCTCTTCAAGGAGTCGTACGCGGAGGCCAAGACGGCCGGGCTGCGGCTTACGGCTCATGCGGGTGAGACGATCGGGCCGGAGAGCATCTGGGCAGCAATCAACATCGGGGCGGAGCGGGTGGGTCATGCGCTCTCGGCGCAGCATGATGCGGAGTTGCTGGAGGTGCTGGCGGAGCGACAGATTCCGCTGGAGCTGAATGTGACCAGCAACATCCGGACGGGCTGTTGCGGGAGCTTCGACGAACATCCGGTGAAGCATTACTTCGAGTCGGGGCTGATGGTGACGATCAACTCGGATGATCCTCCGATGTTCGGGAGCAATCTGCTGGAGGAGTACGTGCTGGTCGAGAGCCGGTTCGGGTTTTCGCTGGAGCAGATGCGGGAGCTGGCGGCCAATGCGGTGGAGGCCAGCTTTCTGCCGCCGGAGCGGAAGCTCAATCTGCTGCGGCAGGTGGAGCAGTACGGGTACTGA